One genomic window of Osmia bicornis bicornis chromosome 3, iOsmBic2.1, whole genome shotgun sequence includes the following:
- the LOC114872510 gene encoding microtubule-associated protein Jupiter, whose product MATYATYRHVELDNVGYGKKRVLKPPGGGSSDIFGAAPEETSPRRVKNHNQSQLGSALFGDTPNSNSNSNSNETPRNKPGNDSYKRLFGPPDAPPTTPNAKNHMRSNISLSGDSSSSSSVSLAAATSPAKSTASSDSIAGVLNGYAASNGNNLTNDVTAFRRIKRFRGSSCITRNPVTGDGVDVTPIRRSARRCRDGNPVTGTGYAESQNNGPTVQNGTSSSNSSIGEKSNDSSPAAKVPARTRVPPGGYSSGLW is encoded by the exons ATGGCCACTTACGCGACCTACAGACACGTCGAACTCGACAATGTTGGATACGGAAAGAAAAG GGTGTTAAAACCCCCTGGTGGCGGAAGTAGCGACATTTTCGGCGCCGCACCGGAAGAGACGAGCCCCCGTCGCGTGAAGAATCACAACCAGTCGCAGTTGGGCTCGGCACTGTTCGGCGATACACCGAATAGCAatagcaacagcaacagcaacgaAACGCCGCGCAACAAGCCCGGTAATGATTCATACAAACGTCTGTTTGGCCCTCCCGATGCCCCACCCACCACCCCAAACGCGAAAAATCATATGCGCAGCAATATCTCCCTCAGCGGGgattcgtcgtcgtcgtcatcgGTGTCGCTGGCCGCCGCGACGTCGCCCGCGAAGAGCACCGCCAGCTCGGACTCGATCGCGGGCGTTCTCAACGGCTACGCTGCCAGCAATGGCAACAACCTGACCAACGATGTCACAG CTTTTAGGAGAATCAAACGATTTC GTGGATCGTCCTGCATAACGCGCAACCCGGTCACCGGAGACGGAGTTGACGTGACGCCTATAAGGCGCAGCGCACGAAGGTGTCGAG ATGGGAATCCTGTGACTGGAACTGGCTACGCAGAATCGCAGAACAACGGTCCAACCGTGCAAAATGGAACGTCCAGCTCGAATTCCAGCATCGGCGAGAAATCGAACGACTCGTCGCCGGCGGCCAAGGTTCCAGCTCGTACACGCGTGCCACCCGGTGGCTATTCATCCGGATTGTGGTAA